In a single window of the Streptomyces sp. CGMCC 4.7035 genome:
- a CDS encoding alpha-1,4-glucan--maltose-1-phosphate maltosyltransferase has protein sequence MPAAHHSSAPPAHGTGTTSVQRADAVPPDTVPPTPRTPSAGPNPAPSPDTGPTLGRIPVLDVRPLVHQGRRPAKAVVGEEFEISATVFREGHDAVAANVVLTDPEGRPGPWTPMRELAPGTDRWGATVSVPSEGRWTYAVQAWGDPVTTWRHHAGIKIPAGIDTELVLEEGARLYERAAAGVPKGEGRRELLRTAAEALRDTGRPAASRLAAALTPEVEEVLARYPLRELVSSSEPLPLLVERERALYGAWYEFFPRSEGTVERPHGTFRTAARRLAAIAGMGFDVVYLPPIHPIGFTFRKGRNNSLSAGAEDVGVPWAIGSPEGGHDAVHPDLGTVEDFDWFVGRAGELGLEIALDFALQCSPDHPWVQKHPEWFRHRPDGSVAYAENPPKKYQDIYPIAFDQDMDGLVAETVRVLRFWMGHGVRIFRVDNPHTKPVVFWERVIGEVNGADPDVVFLAEAFTRPAMMRTLAAVGFQQSYTYFTWRNTKRELTEYLSELSGESAACMRPNFFVNTPDILHAYLQRGGRPAFEARAVLAATLSPTWGVYSGYELCENVPLREGSEEYLDSEKYQLRPRDWEAAEREGRSIAPLITKLNEIRRASPALRQLRDLHFHHADKEEVIVYSKRSGSNTVLVVVNLDPHHTQEATVSLDMSRLGLDRHESVPVRDELTGVTYHWGRTNYVRLTPGDSPAHVLTVLRPSSLQTGGSPTR, from the coding sequence ATGCCCGCAGCGCACCACTCGTCGGCACCCCCGGCACACGGCACCGGCACCACCTCCGTACAGAGGGCCGACGCCGTTCCCCCCGACACCGTTCCCCCCACCCCGCGAACACCCTCCGCGGGCCCGAACCCCGCCCCGAGCCCTGACACCGGTCCCACCCTGGGGCGCATCCCCGTCCTCGACGTACGCCCCCTCGTCCACCAGGGCCGTCGCCCGGCCAAGGCGGTGGTGGGCGAGGAGTTCGAGATCTCCGCCACGGTCTTCCGCGAGGGCCACGACGCCGTCGCCGCCAACGTCGTCCTCACGGACCCCGAGGGCCGCCCCGGCCCGTGGACGCCGATGCGCGAACTGGCCCCCGGCACGGACCGCTGGGGCGCCACCGTCTCCGTACCGAGCGAGGGCCGCTGGACCTACGCCGTTCAGGCGTGGGGCGATCCGGTCACCACCTGGCGGCACCACGCCGGGATCAAGATCCCGGCCGGGATCGACACCGAACTGGTCCTGGAGGAGGGCGCGCGGCTGTACGAGCGCGCGGCCGCCGGCGTCCCGAAGGGCGAAGGCCGGCGGGAGCTGCTCCGCACGGCGGCCGAGGCCCTGCGCGACACCGGCCGCCCGGCCGCGTCCCGTCTCGCGGCCGCGCTCACCCCGGAGGTGGAGGAGGTTCTGGCCCGTTATCCGCTGCGTGAACTGGTTTCGTCCTCGGAGCCGTTGCCGTTGCTGGTGGAGCGGGAGCGGGCGTTGTACGGGGCGTGGTACGAGTTCTTTCCGCGGTCGGAGGGGACGGTGGAGCGGCCGCACGGCACGTTCCGGACGGCTGCGCGGCGGCTTGCGGCGATCGCGGGGATGGGTTTCGACGTGGTGTATCTGCCGCCCATCCATCCGATCGGGTTCACGTTCCGCAAGGGCCGTAACAACAGTCTGTCGGCGGGTGCGGAGGATGTGGGGGTGCCGTGGGCGATCGGGTCGCCGGAGGGCGGGCACGACGCGGTGCATCCGGATCTGGGCACGGTGGAGGACTTCGACTGGTTCGTGGGCCGGGCGGGGGAACTGGGGCTGGAGATCGCGCTGGATTTCGCGTTGCAGTGTTCGCCGGATCATCCGTGGGTTCAGAAGCATCCGGAGTGGTTCCGGCACCGGCCGGACGGGTCGGTCGCGTATGCGGAGAATCCGCCGAAGAAGTACCAGGACATCTATCCGATCGCGTTCGATCAGGACATGGACGGTCTGGTGGCGGAGACCGTGCGGGTGTTGAGGTTCTGGATGGGGCACGGGGTGCGGATCTTCCGGGTGGACAATCCGCACACGAAGCCGGTGGTGTTCTGGGAGCGGGTGATCGGGGAGGTCAACGGGGCCGATCCGGATGTGGTGTTCCTGGCGGAGGCGTTCACGCGGCCGGCGATGATGCGCACGCTGGCGGCGGTCGGCTTCCAGCAGTCGTACACGTATTTCACGTGGCGGAACACGAAGCGTGAACTGACCGAGTATCTGAGCGAGTTGTCGGGGGAGTCGGCGGCGTGTATGCGGCCGAACTTCTTCGTGAACACGCCGGACATCCTGCACGCGTATCTCCAGCGCGGGGGTCGGCCGGCGTTCGAGGCGCGGGCGGTGCTCGCGGCGACGCTGTCGCCGACGTGGGGGGTGTACTCGGGGTACGAGTTGTGCGAGAACGTGCCGCTGCGGGAGGGCAGTGAGGAGTATCTGGACTCCGAGAAGTACCAGTTGCGGCCCCGGGACTGGGAAGCGGCCGAACGCGAAGGACGCAGCATCGCCCCCCTGATCACAAAGCTGAACGAGATCCGGCGGGCCAGCCCGGCACTGCGGCAGCTACGAGACCTGCACTTCCACCACGCCGACAAGGAAGAGGTGATCGTCTACTCGAAACGCTCGGGCTCGAACACGGTTCTGGTGGTCGTCAACCTGGATCCCCACCACACCCAGGAGGCGACGGTCTCGTTGGACATGTCGCGGCTCGGCCTGGACCGGCACGAGTCGGTGCCGGTGCGCGACGAGCTCACCGGTGTCACCTACCACTGGGGCAGGACCAACTACGTACGTCTCACGCCGGGCGACAGCCCCGCGCACGTGCTGACCGTCCTGCGACCGTCCTCACTGCAGACCGGAGGGTCACCCACACGATGA
- a CDS encoding YoaK family protein: MTVTAVSGLIDAVSYLGLGHVFTANMTGNVVIIGFAAAGVPGFSVLGSLVSLAAFLAGAVIAGRLATVLRTRSSGTWLRRILGAETALLATATAVAFTASHAVHALIALTALAMGLRNGTVRKLAVPDVTTTVLTLTLTGLASDSTLAGGSNPRAGRRLASVLAMLAGAFAGALLVQHTGLGWPLLASTLGTATAALAVPRGSSSG; encoded by the coding sequence ATGACCGTGACGGCCGTGAGCGGCCTCATCGACGCAGTCAGCTACCTGGGCCTGGGCCATGTCTTCACCGCGAACATGACCGGCAACGTCGTCATCATCGGCTTCGCCGCGGCCGGCGTACCCGGCTTCTCGGTACTCGGCTCGCTGGTCTCACTGGCCGCCTTCCTGGCCGGAGCGGTGATCGCCGGCCGTCTGGCAACCGTGCTGCGCACCCGATCCTCGGGTACGTGGCTCCGCCGGATCCTCGGCGCCGAGACGGCGCTGCTGGCTACGGCCACAGCGGTCGCCTTCACCGCGAGCCACGCGGTCCACGCGCTCATCGCCTTGACCGCACTGGCCATGGGCCTGCGCAACGGGACCGTGCGCAAACTCGCCGTGCCGGACGTGACCACGACGGTACTGACCCTCACGCTGACCGGACTGGCATCCGACTCGACTCTGGCAGGCGGCAGCAATCCGCGTGCGGGCCGTCGGCTCGCCTCCGTGCTGGCGATGCTGGCGGGCGCCTTCGCGGGAGCCCTGCTCGTGCAACACACGGGGCTGGGCTGGCCCCTGCTGGCCAGCACGCTGGGTACCGCGACCGCCGCCCTGGCCGTGCCGCGCGGCTCCTCCTCCGGCTGA
- a CDS encoding glycosyltransferase family 1 protein, translated as MKAIRRFTVRPVLPEALHPLSDLARNLRWSWHAETRDLFQSVDPERWAASGGDPVRLLGSVPPARLAELAEDRRFLRRLAAAADDLTDYMSGDRWYQFRSAESDLPAAIAYFSPEFGITAALPQYSGGLGILAGDHLKAASDLGAPLIGVGLLYRHGYFRQTLSRDGWQQEHYPVLDPNELPVVPLREPDGTPAQVSLGLPGGRRLQARVWLAQVGRVPLLMLDSDVEENDLGERSVTDRLYGGGSEHRLLQEMLLGIGGVRAVRTYCRLTGHAEPEVFHTNEGHAGFLGLERIAELSDAGLDFDSALEAVRAGTVFTTHTPVPAGIDRFDRELVARHFGPDAELPRIDVERILRLGMETYPGGEPNLFNMAVMGLRLGQRANGVSLLHGNVSREMFSGLWPGFDPDEVPITSVTNGVHAPTWVAPEVFRLGARQVGAERTEDAMTVGGRTDRWEAVAEIADQEIWDLRRVLREQLVLEVRERLYAAWRQRGAGTAELGWIEGVLDPDVLTIGFARRVPSYKRLTLMLRDRDRLMELLLHPDHPIQIVVAGKAHPADDGGKRLIQELVRFADDPRVRHRIVFLPDYGMAMAQKLYPGCDVWLNNPLRPLEACGTSGMKAALNGCLNLSVLDGWWDEWFQPDFGWAIPTADGAGTDEDRRDDLEAAALYDLLEQRVAPRFYERGQGGLPDRWIEMVRQTLMHLGPKVLAGRMVREYVERLYTPAAHAHRAMTPDAARELAAWKARVRAAWPAVTVDHVETSAATATAELGSTLSLRVRVGLGDLSPDDVEVQAVSGRVDTEDGIADATATALKPGGGPDGEGRWVYEGPLSLDRTGPFGYTVRILPSHRLLATSAELGLVTVPPEGAVEEAGVLMR; from the coding sequence GTGAAGGCCATCCGCAGGTTCACCGTACGTCCCGTCCTCCCCGAAGCCCTGCACCCGCTGAGCGACTTGGCGCGCAATCTGCGCTGGTCGTGGCATGCGGAGACCCGTGACCTCTTCCAGTCCGTCGACCCCGAGCGATGGGCCGCCTCCGGCGGCGATCCCGTGCGGCTGCTGGGCAGCGTGCCGCCCGCCCGGCTCGCGGAGCTGGCCGAGGACCGCCGTTTCCTGCGCCGCCTGGCCGCGGCCGCCGACGATCTGACCGACTATATGAGCGGCGACCGCTGGTACCAGTTCCGCTCGGCCGAGTCCGACCTCCCCGCCGCCATCGCCTACTTCTCGCCCGAGTTCGGCATCACGGCCGCGCTGCCCCAGTACTCCGGCGGCCTCGGCATCCTCGCCGGCGACCATCTGAAGGCGGCCAGCGACCTGGGCGCCCCGCTGATCGGCGTGGGCCTGCTGTACCGGCACGGCTACTTCCGGCAGACCCTGTCGCGGGACGGCTGGCAGCAGGAGCACTATCCCGTGCTCGACCCGAACGAACTGCCCGTGGTGCCCCTGCGCGAGCCGGACGGCACCCCTGCCCAGGTCTCCCTGGGCCTGCCCGGCGGCCGCCGGCTCCAGGCACGCGTCTGGCTCGCCCAGGTGGGCCGGGTGCCGCTGCTGATGCTCGACTCGGACGTCGAGGAGAACGACCTCGGCGAACGGAGCGTCACCGACCGGCTGTACGGCGGCGGCAGCGAGCACCGGCTGCTCCAGGAGATGCTGCTCGGTATCGGCGGGGTGCGCGCGGTGCGCACGTACTGCCGGCTGACCGGGCACGCCGAGCCCGAGGTGTTCCACACCAACGAGGGGCACGCGGGCTTCCTCGGCCTGGAGCGGATCGCCGAGCTGTCCGACGCCGGACTCGACTTCGACTCCGCTCTGGAGGCGGTCCGGGCGGGCACGGTCTTCACCACCCACACGCCCGTCCCGGCCGGCATCGACCGTTTCGACCGGGAGCTGGTGGCCCGCCACTTCGGTCCGGACGCCGAACTTCCGCGGATCGACGTGGAGCGGATCCTGCGGCTCGGGATGGAGACCTACCCCGGCGGTGAGCCGAATCTCTTCAACATGGCCGTGATGGGCCTCAGGCTCGGCCAGCGCGCCAACGGCGTGTCCCTGCTGCACGGCAACGTAAGCCGGGAGATGTTCTCGGGCCTGTGGCCGGGCTTCGACCCCGACGAGGTGCCGATCACGTCCGTGACGAACGGGGTGCACGCGCCGACCTGGGTGGCGCCCGAAGTGTTCCGGCTCGGCGCGCGGCAGGTCGGGGCGGAGCGCACCGAGGACGCGATGACGGTGGGCGGCCGCACGGACCGCTGGGAGGCGGTCGCCGAGATCGCCGACCAGGAGATCTGGGACCTGCGCCGGGTGCTGCGCGAGCAACTGGTCCTTGAGGTGCGGGAACGGCTGTACGCCGCCTGGCGGCAGCGCGGCGCCGGGACGGCCGAACTCGGCTGGATCGAGGGGGTGCTGGACCCTGATGTCCTGACGATCGGCTTCGCCCGCCGCGTGCCGTCGTACAAACGCCTGACGCTGATGCTGCGCGACCGGGACCGGCTGATGGAACTGTTGCTGCACCCGGACCACCCGATCCAGATCGTGGTGGCCGGGAAGGCGCACCCGGCGGACGACGGCGGAAAGCGCCTGATCCAGGAGCTGGTCCGGTTCGCGGACGACCCACGGGTACGCCACCGCATCGTCTTCCTCCCCGACTACGGCATGGCGATGGCGCAGAAGCTGTACCCGGGCTGCGACGTATGGCTGAACAACCCGCTGCGCCCGCTGGAGGCGTGCGGGACGAGCGGCATGAAGGCGGCGCTCAACGGCTGCCTCAACCTGTCGGTGCTCGACGGCTGGTGGGACGAATGGTTCCAGCCCGACTTCGGCTGGGCGATCCCCACGGCCGACGGCGCGGGAACCGACGAGGACCGGCGCGACGACCTGGAGGCGGCGGCGCTGTACGACCTGCTGGAGCAGCGGGTGGCGCCGCGCTTCTACGAGCGGGGCCAGGGTGGTCTGCCGGACCGCTGGATCGAGATGGTCCGCCAGACGCTGATGCACCTGGGCCCGAAGGTGCTGGCCGGGCGGATGGTTCGCGAGTACGTGGAGCGCCTGTACACCCCGGCGGCCCACGCGCACCGGGCGATGACGCCGGACGCGGCACGGGAGTTGGCGGCCTGGAAGGCGCGGGTGCGGGCGGCCTGGCCTGCCGTCACGGTCGACCACGTCGAGACGTCGGCCGCGACGGCGACGGCGGAACTGGGCTCGACGCTCTCGCTCCGGGTCCGCGTCGGGCTCGGCGACCTGAGCCCCGACGATGTGGAGGTGCAGGCGGTGTCGGGGCGTGTGGACACGGAGGACGGTATCGCGGACGCCACGGCTACGGCGCTGAAACCTGGAGGTGGGCCTGATGGGGAGGGCCGCTGGGTGTACGAGGGGCCGCTGTCGCTGGACCGCACCGGCCCCTTCGGCTACACCGTCCGCATCCTCCCCTCGCACCGGCTGCTGGCCACCAGCGCGGAACTGGGGCTGGTGACCGTGCCGCCGGAAGGGGCGGTCGAGGAGGCCGGTGTACTGATGCGCTGA
- a CDS encoding S8 family peptidase, producing MARMRYARLRWAGGLTAVTTVAALSAITQSAQAAPEGTILGAGAPGAVSGSYIVTLKGGTKAPSDAGKGIAEKYGAKISHTYGTALNGFAVKVDERQARRLAADSRVVSVVQDTRVTLDHFQKDPPSWGLDRVDQPDLPLDKGYTWPEPAGAGVTTYVIDTGIRISHKDFGGRASYGWDFVGNDRTAADGNGHGTHVAGTIAGGTYGVAKQSKVVAVRVLDDNGSGTTAQVIAGIDWVTRHAKKPAVANLSLGGFANAQLDAAVRNSIASGVTYVVAAGNDGLSAGLYSPAHVKQAITVGAVDQKDTRASFSNWGASLDLFAPGVAITSDWYTSDTGKATFSGTSMATPHVTGAAALYLANHPKATPAQVSQALVQRAAAGKVKGAGLGSPNRLLQVDNPGPR from the coding sequence ATGGCACGGATGAGATACGCGCGTCTGCGCTGGGCGGGCGGCCTCACCGCGGTCACCACGGTGGCGGCGCTCTCGGCCATCACCCAGTCCGCGCAGGCCGCCCCGGAGGGGACGATCCTCGGTGCCGGGGCCCCCGGCGCCGTCAGCGGCAGCTACATCGTGACGCTCAAGGGGGGAACGAAGGCCCCGTCGGACGCCGGCAAGGGCATCGCCGAGAAATACGGGGCGAAAATAAGCCACACCTACGGGACCGCACTCAACGGATTCGCGGTGAAGGTCGACGAACGGCAGGCCAGGCGCCTCGCGGCGGACTCCCGCGTGGTCTCGGTCGTCCAGGACACCAGGGTCACCCTGGACCACTTCCAGAAGGACCCGCCCTCGTGGGGTCTGGACCGTGTCGACCAGCCGGACCTGCCGCTCGACAAGGGATACACCTGGCCCGAGCCGGCCGGCGCAGGCGTGACGACGTACGTCATCGACACCGGCATCCGCATCTCGCACAAGGACTTCGGCGGCCGGGCGAGCTACGGCTGGGACTTCGTCGGCAACGACAGGACCGCCGCCGACGGCAACGGGCACGGCACGCACGTGGCCGGAACCATCGCGGGCGGCACGTACGGGGTCGCCAAGCAGTCGAAGGTCGTCGCCGTGCGCGTCCTCGACGACAACGGCTCCGGCACCACCGCACAGGTGATCGCGGGCATCGACTGGGTGACCAGGCACGCGAAGAAGCCCGCGGTGGCGAACCTGAGCCTGGGCGGCTTCGCCAACGCCCAGCTGGACGCGGCCGTGCGCAACTCCATCGCCTCCGGCGTCACCTACGTGGTCGCCGCCGGCAACGACGGACTCTCGGCCGGCCTGTACTCCCCGGCCCACGTCAAACAGGCCATCACGGTCGGCGCGGTCGACCAGAAGGACACCCGCGCGAGCTTCTCCAACTGGGGCGCCAGTCTGGACCTGTTCGCCCCCGGCGTGGCGATCACCTCCGACTGGTACACGAGCGACACGGGCAAGGCCACCTTCTCGGGTACGTCGATGGCGACACCGCACGTCACGGGTGCGGCCGCGCTCTACCTCGCCAACCACCCCAAGGCCACTCCGGCGCAGGTGAGCCAGGCGCTCGTCCAGCGGGCGGCCGCCGGAAAGGTCAAGGGGGCGGGACTCGGTTCACCGAACAGACTGCTCCAGGTCGACAATCCCGGACCGCGATGA
- the treS gene encoding maltose alpha-D-glucosyltransferase — protein sequence MIVNEPVPDTFEDTPVADRDPEWFKRAVFYEVLVRSFQDSNGDGVGDLKGLTAKLDYLQWLGVDCLWLPPFFKSPLRDGGYDVSDYTAVLPEFGDLADFVEFVDAAHARGMRVIIDFVMNHTSDQHPWFQESRSHPDGPYGDYYVWADNDKQYQDARIIFVDTEASNWTFDPVRKQYYWHRFFSHQPDLNYENPAVQEEMISALRFWLDLGIDGFRLDAVPYLYQQEGTNCENLPATHEFLKRVRKEIDAHYPDTVLLAEANQWPEDVVDYFGDYRSGGDECHMAFHFPVMPRIFMAVRRESRYPVSEILAKTPAIPSNCQWGIFLRNHDELTLEMVTDEERDYMWAEYAKDPRMRANIGIRRRLAPLLDNDRNQIELFTALLLSLPGSPILYYGDEIGMGDNIWLGDRDAVRTPMQWTPDRNAGFSSCDPGRLYLPTIMDPVYGYQVTNVEASMSSPSSLLHWTRRMIEIRKQNPAFGLGSYTELPSSNPAVLAFLREHGDDLVMCVHNFSRFAQPTELDLRAFSGRHPVELIGGVRFPAIGELPYLLTLAGHGFYWFRLRKDVVQAV from the coding sequence ATGATCGTCAACGAGCCCGTCCCGGACACCTTCGAGGACACTCCCGTCGCCGACCGCGACCCGGAGTGGTTCAAGCGTGCCGTCTTCTACGAGGTCCTGGTCAGGTCCTTCCAGGACAGCAACGGCGATGGCGTGGGCGATTTGAAGGGGCTGACCGCGAAGCTGGACTATCTGCAGTGGCTGGGCGTGGACTGCCTGTGGCTGCCGCCGTTCTTCAAGTCGCCGCTGCGCGACGGCGGTTACGACGTCTCGGACTACACGGCGGTGCTGCCGGAGTTCGGGGACCTGGCGGACTTCGTGGAGTTCGTGGACGCCGCGCACGCGCGCGGCATGCGCGTGATCATCGACTTCGTGATGAACCACACCAGCGACCAGCACCCGTGGTTCCAGGAGTCCCGCTCCCACCCCGACGGCCCGTACGGGGACTACTACGTATGGGCCGACAACGACAAGCAGTACCAGGACGCGCGGATCATCTTCGTCGACACGGAGGCCTCCAACTGGACCTTCGACCCGGTCCGCAAGCAGTACTACTGGCACCGCTTCTTCTCCCACCAGCCGGACCTGAACTACGAGAACCCGGCCGTGCAGGAGGAGATGATCTCCGCGCTGCGATTCTGGCTCGACCTGGGCATCGACGGCTTCCGCCTCGACGCGGTGCCCTACCTCTACCAGCAGGAAGGCACGAACTGCGAAAACCTTCCGGCGACGCACGAGTTCCTGAAGCGGGTACGCAAGGAGATCGACGCGCACTACCCGGACACGGTGCTGCTGGCGGAGGCGAACCAGTGGCCGGAGGACGTGGTCGACTACTTCGGCGACTACCGATCCGGTGGCGATGAGTGCCACATGGCCTTCCACTTCCCGGTCATGCCCCGCATCTTCATGGCCGTGCGCCGCGAGTCCCGCTACCCGGTCTCCGAGATCCTCGCCAAGACCCCCGCCATCCCCTCGAACTGCCAGTGGGGCATCTTCCTGCGCAACCACGACGAGCTGACCCTGGAGATGGTCACCGACGAGGAACGCGACTACATGTGGGCGGAGTACGCCAAGGACCCCCGCATGCGCGCCAACATCGGCATCCGCCGCCGCCTCGCACCCCTGCTGGACAACGACCGCAACCAGATCGAGCTGTTCACCGCGCTGCTGCTGTCCCTGCCCGGCTCGCCGATCCTCTACTACGGCGACGAGATCGGCATGGGCGACAACATCTGGCTCGGCGACCGCGACGCGGTACGCACCCCGATGCAGTGGACCCCCGACCGCAACGCGGGGTTCTCATCATGTGATCCGGGGCGGCTGTACCTGCCGACGATCATGGACCCGGTCTACGGCTACCAGGTCACCAACGTGGAGGCGTCGATGTCGTCGCCGTCCTCGCTGCTGCACTGGACCCGCCGGATGATCGAGATCCGCAAGCAGAACCCCGCGTTCGGGCTGGGCTCCTACACCGAGCTGCCCTCCTCCAACCCGGCCGTGCTCGCCTTCCTGCGCGAACACGGGGACGACCTGGTGATGTGCGTGCACAACTTCTCCCGGTTCGCGCAGCCGACCGAACTGGACCTGCGCGCGTTCAGCGGCCGACACCCGGTGGAACTGATCGGCGGGGTCCGCTTCCCGGCCATCGGCGAACTGCCCTACCTGCTCACCCTCGCAGGCCACGGCTTCTACTGGTTCCGGCTCCGCAAGGACGTCGTCCAGGCCGTGTAG
- a CDS encoding hydrolase, producing the protein MFNASNVKAAPSPDLLTPDNSVMLFVDHQPQMFFGTGSGDRTAIINATVGLAKAAKAFNVPAVLTTVAAESFSGPILPQLAEVFPGQEIIDRTTMNAWEDNAVVEAIKATGRRKIIISGLWTEVCIVLPVLSALGQGYEVYVVADASGGVTPQAHEHAVQRMIAAGAVPVTWIQVLLELQRDWARGETYGAVMDIVKEHGGAYGLGVVYAQSVIGAHAAG; encoded by the coding sequence ATGTTCAACGCATCCAACGTCAAGGCCGCTCCCAGCCCCGACCTGCTGACCCCTGACAACTCGGTGATGCTGTTCGTCGACCACCAGCCGCAGATGTTCTTCGGCACGGGCAGCGGCGACCGCACCGCGATCATCAACGCCACCGTGGGCCTCGCCAAGGCGGCCAAGGCGTTCAACGTCCCCGCGGTCCTCACCACCGTGGCCGCCGAGTCCTTCTCCGGCCCGATCCTGCCGCAGCTGGCCGAGGTCTTCCCGGGCCAGGAGATCATCGACCGCACCACGATGAACGCCTGGGAGGACAACGCGGTCGTCGAGGCGATCAAGGCCACCGGCCGCAGGAAGATCATCATCTCGGGCCTGTGGACCGAGGTATGCATCGTGCTCCCGGTGCTGTCCGCGCTCGGCCAGGGCTACGAGGTCTACGTCGTGGCCGACGCCTCCGGCGGCGTCACCCCGCAGGCCCACGAGCACGCCGTCCAGCGCATGATCGCCGCCGGCGCGGTGCCGGTGACCTGGATCCAGGTCCTGCTCGAGCTGCAGCGCGACTGGGCCCGCGGCGAGACCTACGGCGCGGTCATGGACATCGTCAAGGAGCACGGCGGCGCCTACGGCCTCGGAGTCGTCTACGCCCAGTCCGTCATCGGCGCCCACGCCGCAGGCTGA